A region from the Terriglobales bacterium genome encodes:
- the thiC gene encoding phosphomethylpyrimidine synthase ThiC → MTNPNGNGNLAGRESGWIQRPRAEWTAKRRAEAERIGDHNFSQMHFARKGVITEEMQYVAQKELISPETVRDEVAAGRMIIPANINHPELEPMAIGIAAKCKINSNIGNSAVTSNVDEELKKLHTSVHYGADTVMDLSTGGGIHEIREAILRHSPIPVGTVPIYEAIARVKRVEDLNADIMLEVIEEQAQQGVDYMTIHAGVLIQYLPMISKRITGIVSRGGAILAQWMAHHHKQNFLYERFDDIVKIFKKYDVSFSLGDGLRPGCIADASDEAQFAELKTLGELTAKAWKEDVQVMIEGPGHVPMDKIKDQVDKEVEYCFGAPFYTLGPLVIDIAPGYDHITSAIGAAMIGWYGASMLCYVTPKEHLGLPNEKDVKDGIIAYKIAAHAADVARHRPGAQDRDNALSYARYTFDWEKQFALSLDPETARSMHDETLPGGDYYKAAFCSMCGPKFCSMNYSSKIDEFNKKVHGIEKTDYSELVDKLVTLK, encoded by the coding sequence GACAGCAAAGCGCCGGGCGGAAGCCGAACGCATCGGCGACCATAATTTCTCCCAGATGCACTTCGCTCGCAAGGGCGTGATCACCGAGGAGATGCAGTACGTCGCGCAGAAGGAATTGATTTCTCCAGAGACCGTTCGTGACGAAGTGGCTGCCGGCCGCATGATCATCCCGGCCAATATTAACCATCCTGAACTCGAGCCGATGGCGATTGGCATCGCCGCCAAATGCAAGATCAATTCCAACATTGGAAATTCCGCCGTTACCTCCAACGTAGATGAAGAACTGAAGAAGCTGCATACGTCGGTCCACTACGGCGCCGACACGGTGATGGATCTTTCCACCGGCGGCGGCATTCATGAAATCCGCGAAGCTATTCTTCGCCACTCGCCGATTCCGGTTGGTACCGTTCCGATTTACGAAGCCATCGCCCGCGTAAAACGCGTCGAAGATCTGAACGCCGACATCATGCTCGAGGTCATAGAAGAGCAGGCGCAGCAGGGTGTGGACTATATGACTATCCACGCCGGCGTGCTCATTCAGTACCTGCCGATGATCTCCAAGCGCATCACCGGCATTGTGAGCCGTGGCGGCGCAATTCTGGCGCAGTGGATGGCCCACCATCATAAGCAGAACTTCCTGTACGAGCGCTTCGACGACATCGTAAAAATCTTCAAGAAATACGACGTCTCCTTCTCGCTCGGCGACGGACTTCGCCCTGGCTGCATCGCCGACGCCAGCGACGAAGCCCAGTTCGCCGAACTCAAGACGCTCGGAGAACTGACCGCAAAGGCCTGGAAAGAAGACGTGCAGGTGATGATCGAAGGCCCCGGGCACGTGCCGATGGACAAGATCAAGGACCAGGTCGACAAGGAAGTCGAGTACTGCTTTGGCGCACCGTTCTATACACTCGGCCCGCTCGTGATAGACATCGCGCCTGGGTACGACCACATCACATCCGCAATCGGCGCCGCCATGATCGGCTGGTACGGAGCCTCGATGCTCTGCTACGTGACGCCGAAAGAACACCTCGGGCTTCCGAATGAGAAGGACGTGAAGGACGGCATTATCGCGTACAAAATCGCGGCACATGCTGCCGATGTTGCGCGTCATCGTCCCGGAGCGCAGGATCGCGACAACGCGCTCAGCTACGCTCGTTACACCTTTGATTGGGAAAAGCAGTTTGCCCTGTCACTCGATCCGGAGACGGCTCGGTCCATGCACGATGAGACGTTGCCCGGTGGCGACTATTACAAGGCTGCGTTCTGCTCGATGTGCGGGCCGAAATTCTGCTCCATGAACTATTCGTCCAAGATCGACGAGTTCAACAAAAAGGTTCATGGCATCGAAAAAACCGATTACTCCGAGTTGGTGGACAAATTGGTGACGCTGAAATAG